TGAAATTCTCTAAATCCGCGAAGTAAATTTCATAACTAAACTCCCCAAAGCTCATCGCAGTATTTAGCCTTTTGCCGCGATATTTTAAAATTTTAAAGTAATTTTTATCAAACGACAGCGTCTGCGCATCAAGATCGATTAAGCAGGTGCAAAAATTTCTAGTCTCGATTACCGTGCGGTAAAAGTCCAAATCCTCCTGCAAGCCGCGGATCGCCTTAACATCGTCATCGATATTTTGAAAATAAAACGCAGCCCTGGCGGCGGACTTTTTGACGTAGATGCTCACTTCGTAGCTATAGCGGATATTGTCATTATGGCGAATTTTATAGCTTTGAGAAAAGCTTAGCTCTTCTGCGGGCATATCGGCTAAGCGATTTAAAATTTCATTTTTAGCCTCATTCGCATCCTTTTCATCCAGCAAATCCCATAGCCTTATCTCGCCGCTTAAAAACTGCGCCGCTTCGTAACCCCAAAGCTCTTTTATATTTTTACTAGCATCTACGATCTTGCCCGAAGTGTAGTCAAACACGAGCGTAACGATAGGCGCGTGATTTAAATACTCATATTTTTGCTTAGTTTCATCGTAAAATCTGCGATATTTTGACGCATCCAGTACCACAAAAAGGGTTGAAATTTTACTTCCGTCGCGGATATAAGATTTTTTAACATAAAGGTCTTTGACGCCATTTTTGGTTTCTTGGCGGGTTACTACATAGTTTTCTTTGACATAGTTTGCGCGCTGGGTTTGATAGGCGTGATCATAAAACGAGCCTGCTTGCAGCGCGAATATATTCCGTCCTACGACGTCATCGCCGTAAAGCTCGCGTGCGCCGTTGCTAGCGCTTTCGATCGTGCCTGCTACGTTATCGATGCTAAGTACCGAAAGGGAGCTATATTTTAGCGCATCTTTAAAGCTGAGGCTAAAATCTCCGTGGCGCAAATTAGACTTCAAGACCTCGTCTATGGATTTAGAAATTTCTAAGACGGAGCTTAGCGGATTTAGCGCTTCTATATCGCGAATTTTGGAGTGGTAATCCCCTTGGCGCAGCGCGTTTTGAACTGCCGCAAGCGGAATAAAAACGCGCTTTTTTAAAAACGTAAAATTTGAAATTAGAAGGATTAAATAAGCTAAAATAGCCGCCGCTAGCGCTACGACGATAAAATCGTCCGCGCCCAAAAAATAGCCGGCTCGTTCGCTAGCCATTACGAAATTATCCCCAAATTTCGCAAGATATGCAAAGCCTAGCCCAGATTCGTCTTCGAAGCTTACCACTTCGCCTAGGCGCGAAAAATCAAAATCCTGCCCTAATATATCGGTTACGCTGCCAGAAGCGTTAAAGAATTTACCTTCGGCATTAAAGACCAAAATATCTCCCAGCGAAGAGAGCCTGGCAATCGGCCTAGCGGTGTTGGCAAAGCCTAGCAGATATGAATCAGCGTTTACGCGCTTGATTAAAAAATACCGCCACGCCCCATCCATCATCATATAGCGCGATACCCATTCATCCTTTTTTAGCTCGCTTGCGATATCCGCAAGCCGTATCTCGCCAAGATCCGAAATACGCGCATCCGATGAAAAATGCGCCAAGCTTTCCTGCTTAGCGCCGCGGGCGCGCAGATAAAAAATAGCGTCAAATCTATGAGAAGATTTTACGACATTACGGATCAAATCCGCATAAAGCTCGCTTTGCGCAGCCTCATGCCTTGCGTCCAAAGAAAGGATATTTTCTTTTAAAATTTCAAGCTCGCTAAAAAGCGACTCGTCGGTATTTTTAAGTAAAGTAATCGCCGTGCGAGTCCGCAAATCAAGCTGCGTAGCGATCCTAGTACGCAAAAAGCTAATCTCGCAAACTACTACAAGCGTAAGTAGTGCAGCGCCTAGAATCAAGGCGGCGTTAAATCTTTCGGTAACGAAGTCTTTTTTGTTTTTCATGCCAAATTCCAAATTTTGCGGGATTTTAGCAAATTTCGTTTTAAAGCCGATTTAAGCTTGTATTTTCGCGCCCTTTGCGCCCAAAAAATGCATAATCAAAAGTACCGCAAAGCTAAAGAGTATCATCAGCGCCGAATACGCGTGAGCCTGCGCAAAATCCAGCATCTCTGTCGCCTCGTAGATCGCGATGGAAGCGACCTTGGTCTGCTCGCTCACGCTGCCGCCGATCATCAGCACGACGCCAAACTCGCCCATCGTATGCGCAAAGCAGATCACTAAAGCGCTAAGCAGGGAGTGGCGTATCGCGGGCAACGCGACGCGAAAAAGCTTGGAAAAATAGCCCTTGCCAAGCGAGTCGCACGCCCAAAAAAGCGAACGCGGAAGCGAACGAAAGCCCGAAACCAGTGGCGAAAACATAAACGGTAGCGAGTAGATACAGCTAGCAATCACGAGCCCGCTGAAATTAAATACGAGCCTAAGCCCGAAGTGTTTGTCGAAAAACTCCCCCGGCACCGAATACGGCGATAAAAAAACGAGTAGGTAAAAGCCTAGCACCGAAGGTGGCAGCACGAGCGGAAGCGAGATGATCGATTCGATCACGCTTTTGCCGCGGAAATTTTTTCTCGCCATAAAAAATGCGAGCGGCACGCAGATGATAAACAACGCGAGCGTCGTCAAGCTGGCAAGCTTTAATGAAACGAGAAACGGCGTGTAATCGAGCCCCTTTAGAATTTCAAACATTTATCCTCCGAGCCGAGCCACTGGGCCCAAACTATAAAATCTTAAAAGCCTAGCCCTACTTTAAAATTTAGAGGCAAGGCTAGATAGAATTTGCGCAAACCTCATAGTCATAAGGCTTTGCAAAATGAAATTTTGAAAATTTCGTGCAAGCTAAAGCGAGCGGAATTTATAAAAGTGCTTGGCTAATAAATTCCTTCAAGCGTGCAAATTCCGTCAGGCATTTAAACTCTACTAAGCTGGCAAATTTTTAAGGTCACGAATTTTGCTGAGCTAAATTTCAAAAAGCTTAGCTTAGCTTTAAAACTTGAGCGGGCAGGATTTATCTGAGCGCAAATTTCACGAAAGATAGGCTAAACGGCACCTTCCGAACGACCTAGTGAAATTTGATTGAGCCTGACAAAACAAAATTTTAAAATTTCGCATAAACCCAAAAGACCCGGTTAATGAAATTTTGCCGCAGCTCTTATTAAGCGAGTTTAGCACGCAAGCTTCAAGCCGTTAGAGCTTTTAAAATTTCAAAGCCACAAAATCCAGGTAAAATTCTAAATCTGAAAATTTTAAGTTTGCGCGAAGCTTCACATTAAATTTTTACCAAAATCGCATGATAGAATTCGCGCAACTCCTGCCAAAAAAGTAAGCTAAAAGTCGCTAAATTTAAAAATAAACCCACCACGCCAATTAATAAATTCAAAGAAGGAATTTAACGGCACCTGTCTGCGCAAAATCTAAAATTTAAGCTTACTTTCCCCACGCTATCTAGTCTTGCATTGCATTTTACTCTAGCCTGCGTTTAAATTTTGTGTTTCATGAAAATCTAAGCGCGATGCGAATGAAATTTTAAAATCTCACCGTATTTTGCGGGCAAATCTAGCTAAAATTTCGCAAAATCCCTCGTCTAAATTCCATAAAAGCCTGTATTTAAATCTCTAATCTAGTTGAAGTTTCCTACTTAGGCGCACCTAAAAGCCTGTCTGCAAGTTTAAATTTTACGCAGAGTGATATTAAAGGCTTTGGCACCCGCTTTGACCTCATCGCCTACTTGCAAGCCATCGGCTTCTGCATTGCTTAGCACCACTTCGCACAGCTGGCTGCCGATCGCTACGACAGCCACTTTGACCCCGTCGCGTGCTTGCAAATCGACAATCTTGCCCGCGAAAGAAAACTTCTGTGAGCCGCTAGTTTTAAGGAAAATTTCCTCCGGCGTACCGATGCGGACGATCCTGCCGTCCTTCATCTCATAAACCCGCTTACAAAGCCTATAAATCTCACTCACATCGTGGCTTACCAAAATCACGGTCTGATGAAACTGCTCGTGGATCTTTAGCAAATACTCTTGGATTTTTTCGCGCATCGTAAAATCAAGCGCCGAAAGCGGCTCGTCAAGTAGCAAAATTTCAGGCTCTTGCATCAGTGCGCGAGCAAGTGCTACGCGCTGCTTCTGTCCGCCGCTAAGACCCTCGACACCAGATTTTGCAAACTCGCTAAGCTCTAAAATTTCAAGCAGCATCGCAGCTTTTTGCGGATCGTTTCTGGCAAAAAGCAGATTGCCTGTCACGCTCATATTCTCAAAAAGTGCGTAGTCTTGAAACAAAAAGCCGATCCTGCGCTTGCCCGCACTTAAGAATTCATTGCCTTCTTGTAGCACGCGATCGCCGTCTTTTATGCTACCGCTATCTGCGCGCAAAAATCCCGCTAAAATGCGCAGCAGTGTAGTCTTACCGCTGCCGCTGCGCCCATATAGGCACACAAACGAGCCTTTGTTAATCTCTAAGCGAGCATCAATCGAGAAATCATCACTGATTTTTTTCTTACAATCAATCGTTATCATATTTTTCTATATATATCGCAGTGGCGCTAATGTATGCGAAAACCTCGTCGCCCTCGCGTAAAGCAAGCTCCTGCGCGCAATGCGCGCTAATGAGCACATCAAAGCTTATCTTGCCTTCAAACCTGAGCGTGCATAGAATTTCACCCAAGCTTAAGCTCGTAATCTTGCCGTGAATTTCATTTTCGCTAGATACACCACTTAGGGCTTCGCGAGATAAAAGCACATCGGTGCTTTTAAAGCCCACGTAAACTTCGCTACCCACCTTAAGCTCGCTACTTAGCTGCAGAAATACGCCACGTAGCTTGATACCGCCCGCGATGAATCCTACAGAATGGATGCCGTCTTTTTGTAAAATTTCGTTGATTCTCGCTCTAATCATTAAAACTCGTATCCGTATTTAGCAAAGATCGCCCTGCCCTTATCGCTTAGGATAAAATCATAAAATGCCTTGGCTTCGGCATTGTCTTTGGCGCGGTTTAGCACAACCATGCCTTGAGCTATTGGCTCGTAGAGCTTGGTGTCGACCAAAACGAAATTTTCGCCCTGCTTGCAAGGCTTATCGTTGCAGCCGTCTTTCGCCATCTTAGGCGCATACATCGCGCTAGCTGCGATAAAACCAATGTCGGACGCTTTAAGCGCTTGCGAAAGAGCCTCGCCGATCGATTTTGCTTCTACGATTTTGCCTTTGATCTCGTCGTAAACTCCCACTTTTTGGAAAGCCTGTACGCTTGCGGTGCCGTAAGGAGCGGTCTTTGGATTTGCTATGGAAATCGTTTTAACGCTAGGGTCTTTTAAAGCTTCAAGCCCCTTGCTAAGATCTACACCGCGCACGCTAAACATCGCCACTTTGCCTTTGGCGTAAGTTTTGGCAGGCGCCGTCGCAAAGCCCTCTTTATACATATCGTCTGCAAATTTCATATCAGCCGCCATAAAAACATCAAACGGAGCGCCGTTTTTGATCTGCGTGCTAAGCGCACCGCTCGCACCCAAGCTCACATTTAGCGTAGTTTGCGGATGCAGCTTGACAAATTCCGCCTTGATCTCGTCAAACGCATACGTCGTGTTCGCAGCGGCTGCGACGCTGACCTCGCCTGCGCTTAGCGCGCCTGCGGTTAAAATTCCTAAAAGCACTGCTTTCAACTTCATTTTATGCCTTTCGTTTCGGCTCTCACCGAGAATTGAATTGTATCTAAAATTTTAAATTTACGCCTTAAATTTTAAAATTTTGCGCACCCAATTTCACCCTATTACGCGCCAATAATGATCTCGCTAGGCTCGATGATCGCCGTTACTTCATCTCCTACTCCTAGAGCCATCGCGGTGGCAGATTCTCGCGTGATGATCGCGGTGATGTTTTGATGCGAGCTTGTGCCTAGACAGATCTCTGCGTTTACCGCGCCGATTTTGACCTCGCTAATCGTGCCCTTGATTTGATTCGCCGTACTAAGTTTTAGCTTCTCCGAGACTCCTTTAGCGATGATGACACTTGGAGCCTTGAATAAAAACAGCACATCCTTGCCCACCTTTAGCCCTAAATTTTTTTCGCTCTCTACGGTTACCGTCGCGCATAAAATTTCGCCACCTGCAAGTTTAGCCGTGATTTGAGAATTTACAGCGCCCGTTTGAACATCCGTAATTTCAACGCTTAGCTGATTTCGCGCAGAAAGCTTCATACCGATCTTCTCTAAGCTTAAAAGGCTCTCTTCTGTAATCTCGTCAAGCTTTAAAATTTCACTCAAAAACGTCTCGCCCGCGTGGCTGATAGCATCATAAGCGCGAATCAGCTTGTGAGCGTAAGGGGTAAGCTCGGAGCCGCTATTTTTCTTTGTGCCTTGAGTGCGGACGATGAGGGGTTTTTTGCTCGCGTTGTTGATTAAATTTAGCGCGTCCCAGCCGTTTTTATACGACACTCCTACGATCTCTGCGGCCTTTGTAATACTTTTAGTCTCATCTACGGCCTTAAGCAGCTTAATGTGCTTGGCTAAAAGCGATGCTTTGTTGCCAAGCAGGAATTCCAAAGCAAATTTTGCATCCATTTTCATCCTTTCTTATTTACTTTCGCGTGATTTTATAATATATCCTCTGATATATTTCTTAAAGAGCTACGGGCTTTATTCTGCGATATAAAGAGGAAAATTCTATACGAAATTTTACCCTTATTGACAAAATTTCTTTAAATTTGTAAAATCGCCACTTTGATTTATAAAGAAGGGTCGCATTTGAAATTTATAAAAATTCTATTCTTAGCTGCAGCATTGGCACTTTGCGGTTGCTCGCAAAAGCAAGACGTAGCGCCTAGCGATACGGATGGTTTTGATGAGGAGTTCGCCAAGCGTGAGGTTTTCGATCCGCTTAGCGGCTATAACCGCGTTATGACGAGCTTCAACGACGTATTTTACTCATATATACTAACCCCCGTAGCCAGCGGTTACGACTATGTAATGCCCGATCCGATCCAGGGCGCGTTTTCAAATTTTTTCTATAATATTTTATATCCGATGAGGCTCGTAAACAACCTATTGCAGGGTAAATTTGAAAATTCTTGGGACGAGACGAAGCGGTTTTTGATCAATTCGACCGTCGGCTTCGGCGGACTTAACGATATGGCAGGCAAATACTACGGGATTTCGCGCCACGACGAGGATTTCGGGCAAACGCTCGGATATTGGGGCGTGCCGGCAGGTCCTCACATCGTCTGGCCGATCTTAGGACAAAGCAATCTACGCGATACAGCGGGACTTGTCGGAGATTATTTTTCAAACCCGATAAATTATATTAAAGATGGCACCGTTCGAAACTCCGTCAATGGATTTAGAATATTTAATGACTACTCGCGCGATCCGAAATTTTATGAAAAAATGACCAAAGATGCGGTGGATCTATATCCATTTTTACGCGATGCTTACGAGCAAAATCGCGAGAAATTAATAAAGGAATGAAAATGAAAATTTTAAAAGTTCTAGCGCTTTGCGGAGCGCTTTTGATTTCGGCGCACGCTATTAGCGATGCGGATATCGAGCCGGTGATGAGCCAGAAGGTCGCCGAGGCCGTAGGCATTATGCGAAGCAGCGCGCCCAAAGACGCAAAGCCTGCGAAAATTTTTGCGCTTTTTGACGGCTATTTTGATTATAAGATGATGGCAAAGCTCTCACTTGCGAAGCATTACGCGAGCCTTAGCCCCGCGCAGATCGCGGAATTTAATAAAGCTTTCGAGGCGCATCTAAAGCGCTCCTTTATCGAAAAGCTTTCGCTTTATACCGATCAGGATATGAAGGTGCTAAGCAAACAAAGCCCGAGCGATAAGCGCCGCGTGCTAAAAACGCAGGTCATCGGCGAACAGAAAAACTACGACATCGATTTTAAATTTTATCCTAACGGCTCTGATTGGCGCATCTACGATGTCGATATCGTGGGCGTTAGCCTAATCCAAACCTATCGCTCGCAGCTAGGCGACGTAACGCAAAGCTTGGGCTTTGACGAGCTCATAAAGCGGCTAAATTCCACCGTCATCAATAGCGGCGAATAGCGGCACGCCTAAAAGAGCGGTATTTGAAAAAAATTTTTCGCCTAATCGTCGCGTTTCCGAAAATCACGCTTGCGCTGTTTACGGCGCTGGCGCTCTTTTTCGGATATTACTCCACAAAGCTCGAGATCGACGCTTCGAGCCAGACGCTTCTACTAGATAATGACAAAGACCTTCAAATTTGGCGCGAAGTATCCAAACGCTACGAAACGCCGAATTTCTTGGTGCTTGCATACACTCCCGCGGGCGATCTTTTAGCGCCCGAGACGATCCACAAAATAGAGCAGATAGATGCGGCTTTTTCCAAGCTGGATTTCGTCGCTAGCGTCACGGACATCACGAATGTGCCGCTTTTGCTAAACAAAGGTGGCGGCATGAGCGAGCTGCTTAAGCACATACCCACTCTTACCGATGCAGACGTAAATTTAACCGCGGCTAGGCGCGAGTTTGCCACAAGCCCCTTTTACGCATCAAATTTAGTAAGCGCCGATTTTCACACTACTGCAATTTTAATAAATTTAAAATCACAAACCCGCTACGAGGAGCTTTTGCGCCTAAGAGACGGAGCCAAAAACGCTCTAGAGCAAGCGGAGCACGAGGGCAACCGCTCGGGGGCTCAAATTTCACAGCTTAAAGACGCGCTTAAAGTTGCGGAGCAAAATTTTAAATCCTACCGCGACGAACTACGCGAAAAGGATCATCGCGATATTATGGCTTTGCGCGCGCTGATCGCGGGCTTTGAGAAGGAATTTGCGGGCGACCGATTGTTTCTAGGCGGGCTGAATATGATCGCCGACGATATGGTGGGCTACGTCCGCTCGGATCTGGTGACCTACGGACTCGGCGCCTTGGTGCTTCTGCTAGCTTGCTTTTGGCTCTTTTTTAGACAGGCGAAATTTATCCTGCTGCCGCTTATCATCTGCGCGTACTCGGTCGTGCTCGCAGCGGGATTATTCGGCTTTTTGAGCTTTGAGGTCACGGTGATTAGCTCAAATTTCATAGCGCTTCAGCTCATCATCACGGTTTCGGTCTGTATCCACCTAATCGTCGCATACCGCGAGTTTAGCGCGCGCTTTCACACCTTTTCGCAGCGTCAGCTCGTTTATGCGGTGCTACGCGAGCGCGCAATGCCCTGCTTTTTCGCAATCTTTACGACCGTTATCGGTTTTATGTCGCTAATTTTTTGCGACATAAAACCCGTAATTTCTCTGGGAATTATGATGAGCGTAGGCATCAGTATCTCGCTAGTTACGGCATTTGGAGTATTCGGCGCGGTTA
The nucleotide sequence above comes from uncultured Campylobacter sp.. Encoded proteins:
- the modB gene encoding molybdate ABC transporter permease subunit encodes the protein MFEILKGLDYTPFLVSLKLASLTTLALFIICVPLAFFMARKNFRGKSVIESIISLPLVLPPSVLGFYLLVFLSPYSVPGEFFDKHFGLRLVFNFSGLVIASCIYSLPFMFSPLVSGFRSLPRSLFWACDSLGKGYFSKLFRVALPAIRHSLLSALVICFAHTMGEFGVVLMIGGSVSEQTKVASIAIYEATEMLDFAQAHAYSALMILFSFAVLLIMHFLGAKGAKIQA
- a CDS encoding ATP-binding cassette domain-containing protein, which encodes MITIDCKKKISDDFSIDARLEINKGSFVCLYGRSGSGKTTLLRILAGFLRADSGSIKDGDRVLQEGNEFLSAGKRRIGFLFQDYALFENMSVTGNLLFARNDPQKAAMLLEILELSEFAKSGVEGLSGGQKQRVALARALMQEPEILLLDEPLSALDFTMREKIQEYLLKIHEQFHQTVILVSHDVSEIYRLCKRVYEMKDGRIVRIGTPEEIFLKTSGSQKFSFAGKIVDLQARDGVKVAVVAIGSQLCEVVLSNAEADGLQVGDEVKAGAKAFNITLRKI
- the modA gene encoding molybdate ABC transporter substrate-binding protein; protein product: MKLKAVLLGILTAGALSAGEVSVAAAANTTYAFDEIKAEFVKLHPQTTLNVSLGASGALSTQIKNGAPFDVFMAADMKFADDMYKEGFATAPAKTYAKGKVAMFSVRGVDLSKGLEALKDPSVKTISIANPKTAPYGTASVQAFQKVGVYDEIKGKIVEAKSIGEALSQALKASDIGFIAASAMYAPKMAKDGCNDKPCKQGENFVLVDTKLYEPIAQGMVVLNRAKDNAEAKAFYDFILSDKGRAIFAKYGYEF
- a CDS encoding TOBE domain-containing protein, whose protein sequence is MDAKFALEFLLGNKASLLAKHIKLLKAVDETKSITKAAEIVGVSYKNGWDALNLINNASKKPLIVRTQGTKKNSGSELTPYAHKLIRAYDAISHAGETFLSEILKLDEITEESLLSLEKIGMKLSARNQLSVEITDVQTGAVNSQITAKLAGGEILCATVTVESEKNLGLKVGKDVLFLFKAPSVIIAKGVSEKLKLSTANQIKGTISEVKIGAVNAEICLGTSSHQNITAIITRESATAMALGVGDEVTAIIEPSEIIIGA
- a CDS encoding VacJ family lipoprotein → MKFIKILFLAAALALCGCSQKQDVAPSDTDGFDEEFAKREVFDPLSGYNRVMTSFNDVFYSYILTPVASGYDYVMPDPIQGAFSNFFYNILYPMRLVNNLLQGKFENSWDETKRFLINSTVGFGGLNDMAGKYYGISRHDEDFGQTLGYWGVPAGPHIVWPILGQSNLRDTAGLVGDYFSNPINYIKDGTVRNSVNGFRIFNDYSRDPKFYEKMTKDAVDLYPFLRDAYEQNREKLIKE
- a CDS encoding ABC transporter substrate-binding protein; this translates as MKILKVLALCGALLISAHAISDADIEPVMSQKVAEAVGIMRSSAPKDAKPAKIFALFDGYFDYKMMAKLSLAKHYASLSPAQIAEFNKAFEAHLKRSFIEKLSLYTDQDMKVLSKQSPSDKRRVLKTQVIGEQKNYDIDFKFYPNGSDWRIYDVDIVGVSLIQTYRSQLGDVTQSLGFDELIKRLNSTVINSGE